A window from Primulina huaijiensis isolate GDHJ02 chromosome 13, ASM1229523v2, whole genome shotgun sequence encodes these proteins:
- the LOC140991136 gene encoding uncharacterized protein isoform X5 produces the protein MSQLLGITRGNLLSEISNRKIIALDSIKIQQQEASFRLRNRILCRKRKWRASLFRLPVTCKLVDLGAHLLGEEDAASDGAKIIDFPHVQTLRNFPNEEIFEKVVMVRFDSIVLLHEKEDQSPPANALYTIKYLYEAGARVIMVGSWSETTNSSLPSGAYPSTESVAEYLSLVLELKVVPVIFSERYKHSGVEESKNHGILLLENLFYLKGELANCSKFAKELATGVDIVVNDAFSQSHKVLASTVGIASFCPAYVAGFYFEEGLYKFKKLIWTSENPYMAIIGGGNLADKAAALQILASTCDGLVFVGSLAFQVMHALGVPVPMEFVELGALKDAISIVESAKSRNIPLAFPKDVWCINNHNPEQLKIFSVTSITKGWQPVDIGPRSLQEMIYLLSKCKRILWIGPLKFNSLCQGKGGAFKLAEELDTLKKRSCNITFVGNMQFKELLSKSKSFSEDNFVKNAAVVWEFLKGRKLPGLEALDRAYPFHVDWNIAYSNPMLPLVVDVGSGHDVKF, from the exons ATGAGTCAACTTCTTGGTATTACGAGGGGGAATCTCTTATCCGAAATTTCTAATCGAAAAATTATTGCCTTAGATTCAATCAAAATCCAGCAGCAGGAAGCATCTTTCCGTCTCAGAAACAGGATTTTGTGCAGGAAAAGGAAATGGCGAGCATCGCTGTTTCGATTGCCAG ttACTTGCAAACTGGTTGATCTAGGTGCACATTTACTTGGAGAAGAG gaTGCAGCTTCTGATGGAgcaaaaattattgattttcctCATGTGCAAACTCTTAGAAATTTCCCCAATGAGGAGATATTTGAAAAGGTTGTCATGGTCAGATTCGATTCAATTGTTCTACTCCACGAAAAGGAAGACCAGTCACCACCAGCCAATGCTCTTTATACCATCAAGTATTTGTATGAAGCAGGTGCAAGAGTAATTATGGTGGGCAGCTGGAGTGAGACTACCAATTCTAGCCTTCCTTCAGGAGCATATCCTTCAACAGAATCTGTAGCAG AATATCTATCATTGGTACTTGAACTCAAAGTTGTTCCAGTAATATTTTCTGAGAGATACAAGCATTCTGGTGTAGAAGAGAGTAAAAATCATGGCATTCTTCTGCTCGAAAATCTTTTCTACTTGAAGGGGGAATTGGCTAACTGTTCCAAGTTTGCCAAAGAACTCGCAACTGGTGTTGATATTGTTGTTAATGACGCCTTTTCCCAGTCTCATAAAGTTCTAGCTTCGACTGTTGGCATTGCTTCCTTTTGCCCTGCCTATGTTGCTGGATTTTATTTTGAGGAAGGCCTCTATAAGTTCAAGAAACTCATCTGGACCAGTGAAAATCCCTATATGGCTATT ATAGGAGGAGGTAACCTTGCAGACAAAGCAGCTGCCCTGCAGATTTTGGCTTCTACATGTGATGGTTTAGTTTTTGTTGGGAGTCTGGCCTTTCAAGTAATGCATGCCCTAGGAGTGCCTGTTCCGATGGAATTCGTGGAGCTGGGGGCGTTAAAAGATGCTATCAGTATAGTGGAGTCTGCAAAGTCAAGAAATATTCCACTTGCCTTTCCAAAAGATGTTTGGTGTATCAATAATCATAATCCAGAGCAACTGAAGATATTCTCTGTTACTTCTATTACTAAAG GTTGGCAACCTGTTGATATCGGTCCAAGATCGTTGCAAGAAATGATCTATTTACTTTCAAAATGCAAG AGAATATTGTGGATTGGCCCATTGAAGTTCAACTCGTTATGTCAGGGTAAAGGTGGAGCATTTAAACTGGCAGAAGAACTTGATACTCTAAAGAAAAGAAGTTGCAATATAACTTTTGTAGGGAACATGCAGTTTAAAGAATTATTAAGcaaatcaaaatctttctcaGAAGATAATTTTGTCAAAAATGCTGCAGTTGTGTGGGAGTTTCTTAAAGGAAGAAAACTTCCTGGGCTTGAGGCATTAGATAGA GCATATCCCTTCCATGTAGACTGGAATATCGCTTATAGCAATCCAATGCTTCCTTTGGTTGTTGATGTTGGAAGTG GGCACGatgtcaaattttaa
- the LOC140991136 gene encoding uncharacterized protein isoform X1, with protein sequence MSQLLGITRGNLLSEISNRKIIALDSIKIQQQEASFRLRNRILCRKRKWRASLFRLPVTCKLVDLGAHLLGEEDAASDGAKIIDFPHVQTLRNFPNEEIFEKVVMVRFDSIVLLHEKEDQSPPANALYTIKYLYEAGARVIMVGSWSETTNSSLPSGAYPSTESVAEYLSLVLELKVVPVIFSERYKHSGVEESKNHGILLLENLFYLKGELANCSKFAKELATGVDIVVNDAFSQSHKVLASTVGIASFCPAYVAGFYFEEGLYKFKKLIWTSENPYMAIIGGGNLADKAAALQILASTCDGLVFVGSLAFQVMHALGVPVPMEFVELGALKDAISIVESAKSRNIPLAFPKDVWCINNHNPEQLKIFSVTSITKGWQPVDIGPRSLQEMIYLLSKCKRILWIGPLKFNSLCQGKGGAFKLAEELDTLKKRSCNITFVGNMQFKELLSKSKSFSEDNFVKNAAVVWEFLKGRKLPGLEALDRAYPFHVDWNIAYSNPMLPLVVDVGSGNGLFLFGMARRSIDMNFLGLEINAKLVDRCLNEIHLLGIQNAHFLATNATSTFRSILSSYPGALVLVTIQCPNPDFNKPDNRWRMLQRSLVEAIADRLVIGGKVFLQSDIEAVALRMKKEFIEYGKRKLSLLNHDEEKTCEGEWLKENPFGVTSDWERHVLDRGDPMYRLLLVKVTS encoded by the exons ATGAGTCAACTTCTTGGTATTACGAGGGGGAATCTCTTATCCGAAATTTCTAATCGAAAAATTATTGCCTTAGATTCAATCAAAATCCAGCAGCAGGAAGCATCTTTCCGTCTCAGAAACAGGATTTTGTGCAGGAAAAGGAAATGGCGAGCATCGCTGTTTCGATTGCCAG ttACTTGCAAACTGGTTGATCTAGGTGCACATTTACTTGGAGAAGAG gaTGCAGCTTCTGATGGAgcaaaaattattgattttcctCATGTGCAAACTCTTAGAAATTTCCCCAATGAGGAGATATTTGAAAAGGTTGTCATGGTCAGATTCGATTCAATTGTTCTACTCCACGAAAAGGAAGACCAGTCACCACCAGCCAATGCTCTTTATACCATCAAGTATTTGTATGAAGCAGGTGCAAGAGTAATTATGGTGGGCAGCTGGAGTGAGACTACCAATTCTAGCCTTCCTTCAGGAGCATATCCTTCAACAGAATCTGTAGCAG AATATCTATCATTGGTACTTGAACTCAAAGTTGTTCCAGTAATATTTTCTGAGAGATACAAGCATTCTGGTGTAGAAGAGAGTAAAAATCATGGCATTCTTCTGCTCGAAAATCTTTTCTACTTGAAGGGGGAATTGGCTAACTGTTCCAAGTTTGCCAAAGAACTCGCAACTGGTGTTGATATTGTTGTTAATGACGCCTTTTCCCAGTCTCATAAAGTTCTAGCTTCGACTGTTGGCATTGCTTCCTTTTGCCCTGCCTATGTTGCTGGATTTTATTTTGAGGAAGGCCTCTATAAGTTCAAGAAACTCATCTGGACCAGTGAAAATCCCTATATGGCTATT ATAGGAGGAGGTAACCTTGCAGACAAAGCAGCTGCCCTGCAGATTTTGGCTTCTACATGTGATGGTTTAGTTTTTGTTGGGAGTCTGGCCTTTCAAGTAATGCATGCCCTAGGAGTGCCTGTTCCGATGGAATTCGTGGAGCTGGGGGCGTTAAAAGATGCTATCAGTATAGTGGAGTCTGCAAAGTCAAGAAATATTCCACTTGCCTTTCCAAAAGATGTTTGGTGTATCAATAATCATAATCCAGAGCAACTGAAGATATTCTCTGTTACTTCTATTACTAAAG GTTGGCAACCTGTTGATATCGGTCCAAGATCGTTGCAAGAAATGATCTATTTACTTTCAAAATGCAAG AGAATATTGTGGATTGGCCCATTGAAGTTCAACTCGTTATGTCAGGGTAAAGGTGGAGCATTTAAACTGGCAGAAGAACTTGATACTCTAAAGAAAAGAAGTTGCAATATAACTTTTGTAGGGAACATGCAGTTTAAAGAATTATTAAGcaaatcaaaatctttctcaGAAGATAATTTTGTCAAAAATGCTGCAGTTGTGTGGGAGTTTCTTAAAGGAAGAAAACTTCCTGGGCTTGAGGCATTAGATAGA GCATATCCCTTCCATGTAGACTGGAATATCGCTTATAGCAATCCAATGCTTCCTTTGGTTGTTGATGTTGGAAGTG GCAACGGCTTGTTTCTGTTTGGAATGGCAAGAAGAAGTATAGATATGAATTTTCTTGGGCTAGAGATAAATGCAAAG CTAGTAGATCGTTGTCTTAATGAAATTCATCTACTGGGCATCCAAAATGC GCACTTTCTCGCAACAAATGCAACATCAACATTTCGATCAATATTGTCAAGTTACCCAGGGGCATTGGTTCTCGTAACAATACAG TGTCCAAACCCTGACTTCAACAAGCCAGATAACCGGTGGAGAATGTTGCAGAGGTCATTAGTTGAAGCAATCGCAGATAGACTGGTGATTGGTGGAAAG GTATTTCTCCAATCTGATATAGAAGCTGTCGCTCTGAGAATGAAAAAAGAATTTATAGAATACGGCAAGAGAAAACTTTCATTGCTGAATCATGATGAGGAGAAGACTTGTGAAGGAGAATGGCTGAAGGAAAATCCATTCGGAGTGACATCAGATTGGGAACGGCATGTGTTAGATCGTGGCGATCCCATGTACAGACTTTTACTCGTGAAAGTAACAAGCTGA
- the LOC140991136 gene encoding uncharacterized protein isoform X2, with protein MSQLLGITRGNLLSEISNRKIIALDSIKIQQQEASFRLRNRILCRKRKWRASLFRLPVTCKLVDLGAHLLGEEDAASDGAKIIDFPHVQTLRNFPNEEIFEKVVMVRFDSIVLLHEKEDQSPPANALYTIKYLYEAGARVIMVGSWSETTNSSLPSGAYPSTESVAEYLSLVLELKVVPVIFSERYKHSGVEESKNHGILLLENLFYLKGELANCSKFAKELATGVDIVVNDAFSQSHKVLASTVGIASFCPAYVAGFYFEEGLYKFKKLIWTSENPYMAIIGGGNLADKAAALQILASTCDGLVFVGSLAFQVMHALGVPVPMEFVELGALKDAISIVESAKSRNIPLAFPKDVWCINNHNPEQLKIFSVTSITKGWQPVDIGPRSLQEMIYLLSKCKRILWIGPLKFNSLCQGKVVWEFLKGRKLPGLEALDRAYPFHVDWNIAYSNPMLPLVVDVGSGNGLFLFGMARRSIDMNFLGLEINAKLVDRCLNEIHLLGIQNAHFLATNATSTFRSILSSYPGALVLVTIQCPNPDFNKPDNRWRMLQRSLVEAIADRLVIGGKVFLQSDIEAVALRMKKEFIEYGKRKLSLLNHDEEKTCEGEWLKENPFGVTSDWERHVLDRGDPMYRLLLVKVTS; from the exons ATGAGTCAACTTCTTGGTATTACGAGGGGGAATCTCTTATCCGAAATTTCTAATCGAAAAATTATTGCCTTAGATTCAATCAAAATCCAGCAGCAGGAAGCATCTTTCCGTCTCAGAAACAGGATTTTGTGCAGGAAAAGGAAATGGCGAGCATCGCTGTTTCGATTGCCAG ttACTTGCAAACTGGTTGATCTAGGTGCACATTTACTTGGAGAAGAG gaTGCAGCTTCTGATGGAgcaaaaattattgattttcctCATGTGCAAACTCTTAGAAATTTCCCCAATGAGGAGATATTTGAAAAGGTTGTCATGGTCAGATTCGATTCAATTGTTCTACTCCACGAAAAGGAAGACCAGTCACCACCAGCCAATGCTCTTTATACCATCAAGTATTTGTATGAAGCAGGTGCAAGAGTAATTATGGTGGGCAGCTGGAGTGAGACTACCAATTCTAGCCTTCCTTCAGGAGCATATCCTTCAACAGAATCTGTAGCAG AATATCTATCATTGGTACTTGAACTCAAAGTTGTTCCAGTAATATTTTCTGAGAGATACAAGCATTCTGGTGTAGAAGAGAGTAAAAATCATGGCATTCTTCTGCTCGAAAATCTTTTCTACTTGAAGGGGGAATTGGCTAACTGTTCCAAGTTTGCCAAAGAACTCGCAACTGGTGTTGATATTGTTGTTAATGACGCCTTTTCCCAGTCTCATAAAGTTCTAGCTTCGACTGTTGGCATTGCTTCCTTTTGCCCTGCCTATGTTGCTGGATTTTATTTTGAGGAAGGCCTCTATAAGTTCAAGAAACTCATCTGGACCAGTGAAAATCCCTATATGGCTATT ATAGGAGGAGGTAACCTTGCAGACAAAGCAGCTGCCCTGCAGATTTTGGCTTCTACATGTGATGGTTTAGTTTTTGTTGGGAGTCTGGCCTTTCAAGTAATGCATGCCCTAGGAGTGCCTGTTCCGATGGAATTCGTGGAGCTGGGGGCGTTAAAAGATGCTATCAGTATAGTGGAGTCTGCAAAGTCAAGAAATATTCCACTTGCCTTTCCAAAAGATGTTTGGTGTATCAATAATCATAATCCAGAGCAACTGAAGATATTCTCTGTTACTTCTATTACTAAAG GTTGGCAACCTGTTGATATCGGTCCAAGATCGTTGCAAGAAATGATCTATTTACTTTCAAAATGCAAG AGAATATTGTGGATTGGCCCATTGAAGTTCAACTCGTTATGTCAGGGTAAAG TTGTGTGGGAGTTTCTTAAAGGAAGAAAACTTCCTGGGCTTGAGGCATTAGATAGA GCATATCCCTTCCATGTAGACTGGAATATCGCTTATAGCAATCCAATGCTTCCTTTGGTTGTTGATGTTGGAAGTG GCAACGGCTTGTTTCTGTTTGGAATGGCAAGAAGAAGTATAGATATGAATTTTCTTGGGCTAGAGATAAATGCAAAG CTAGTAGATCGTTGTCTTAATGAAATTCATCTACTGGGCATCCAAAATGC GCACTTTCTCGCAACAAATGCAACATCAACATTTCGATCAATATTGTCAAGTTACCCAGGGGCATTGGTTCTCGTAACAATACAG TGTCCAAACCCTGACTTCAACAAGCCAGATAACCGGTGGAGAATGTTGCAGAGGTCATTAGTTGAAGCAATCGCAGATAGACTGGTGATTGGTGGAAAG GTATTTCTCCAATCTGATATAGAAGCTGTCGCTCTGAGAATGAAAAAAGAATTTATAGAATACGGCAAGAGAAAACTTTCATTGCTGAATCATGATGAGGAGAAGACTTGTGAAGGAGAATGGCTGAAGGAAAATCCATTCGGAGTGACATCAGATTGGGAACGGCATGTGTTAGATCGTGGCGATCCCATGTACAGACTTTTACTCGTGAAAGTAACAAGCTGA
- the LOC140991136 gene encoding uncharacterized protein isoform X3 has protein sequence MASIAVSIARNFPNEEIFEKVVMVRFDSIVLLHEKEDQSPPANALYTIKYLYEAGARVIMVGSWSETTNSSLPSGAYPSTESVAEYLSLVLELKVVPVIFSERYKHSGVEESKNHGILLLENLFYLKGELANCSKFAKELATGVDIVVNDAFSQSHKVLASTVGIASFCPAYVAGFYFEEGLYKFKKLIWTSENPYMAIIGGGNLADKAAALQILASTCDGLVFVGSLAFQVMHALGVPVPMEFVELGALKDAISIVESAKSRNIPLAFPKDVWCINNHNPEQLKIFSVTSITKGWQPVDIGPRSLQEMIYLLSKCKRILWIGPLKFNSLCQGKGGAFKLAEELDTLKKRSCNITFVGNMQFKELLSKSKSFSEDNFVKNAAVVWEFLKGRKLPGLEALDRAYPFHVDWNIAYSNPMLPLVVDVGSGNGLFLFGMARRSIDMNFLGLEINAKLVDRCLNEIHLLGIQNAHFLATNATSTFRSILSSYPGALVLVTIQCPNPDFNKPDNRWRMLQRSLVEAIADRLVIGGKVFLQSDIEAVALRMKKEFIEYGKRKLSLLNHDEEKTCEGEWLKENPFGVTSDWERHVLDRGDPMYRLLLVKVTS, from the exons ATGGCGAGCATCGCTGTTTCGATTGCCAG AAATTTCCCCAATGAGGAGATATTTGAAAAGGTTGTCATGGTCAGATTCGATTCAATTGTTCTACTCCACGAAAAGGAAGACCAGTCACCACCAGCCAATGCTCTTTATACCATCAAGTATTTGTATGAAGCAGGTGCAAGAGTAATTATGGTGGGCAGCTGGAGTGAGACTACCAATTCTAGCCTTCCTTCAGGAGCATATCCTTCAACAGAATCTGTAGCAG AATATCTATCATTGGTACTTGAACTCAAAGTTGTTCCAGTAATATTTTCTGAGAGATACAAGCATTCTGGTGTAGAAGAGAGTAAAAATCATGGCATTCTTCTGCTCGAAAATCTTTTCTACTTGAAGGGGGAATTGGCTAACTGTTCCAAGTTTGCCAAAGAACTCGCAACTGGTGTTGATATTGTTGTTAATGACGCCTTTTCCCAGTCTCATAAAGTTCTAGCTTCGACTGTTGGCATTGCTTCCTTTTGCCCTGCCTATGTTGCTGGATTTTATTTTGAGGAAGGCCTCTATAAGTTCAAGAAACTCATCTGGACCAGTGAAAATCCCTATATGGCTATT ATAGGAGGAGGTAACCTTGCAGACAAAGCAGCTGCCCTGCAGATTTTGGCTTCTACATGTGATGGTTTAGTTTTTGTTGGGAGTCTGGCCTTTCAAGTAATGCATGCCCTAGGAGTGCCTGTTCCGATGGAATTCGTGGAGCTGGGGGCGTTAAAAGATGCTATCAGTATAGTGGAGTCTGCAAAGTCAAGAAATATTCCACTTGCCTTTCCAAAAGATGTTTGGTGTATCAATAATCATAATCCAGAGCAACTGAAGATATTCTCTGTTACTTCTATTACTAAAG GTTGGCAACCTGTTGATATCGGTCCAAGATCGTTGCAAGAAATGATCTATTTACTTTCAAAATGCAAG AGAATATTGTGGATTGGCCCATTGAAGTTCAACTCGTTATGTCAGGGTAAAGGTGGAGCATTTAAACTGGCAGAAGAACTTGATACTCTAAAGAAAAGAAGTTGCAATATAACTTTTGTAGGGAACATGCAGTTTAAAGAATTATTAAGcaaatcaaaatctttctcaGAAGATAATTTTGTCAAAAATGCTGCAGTTGTGTGGGAGTTTCTTAAAGGAAGAAAACTTCCTGGGCTTGAGGCATTAGATAGA GCATATCCCTTCCATGTAGACTGGAATATCGCTTATAGCAATCCAATGCTTCCTTTGGTTGTTGATGTTGGAAGTG GCAACGGCTTGTTTCTGTTTGGAATGGCAAGAAGAAGTATAGATATGAATTTTCTTGGGCTAGAGATAAATGCAAAG CTAGTAGATCGTTGTCTTAATGAAATTCATCTACTGGGCATCCAAAATGC GCACTTTCTCGCAACAAATGCAACATCAACATTTCGATCAATATTGTCAAGTTACCCAGGGGCATTGGTTCTCGTAACAATACAG TGTCCAAACCCTGACTTCAACAAGCCAGATAACCGGTGGAGAATGTTGCAGAGGTCATTAGTTGAAGCAATCGCAGATAGACTGGTGATTGGTGGAAAG GTATTTCTCCAATCTGATATAGAAGCTGTCGCTCTGAGAATGAAAAAAGAATTTATAGAATACGGCAAGAGAAAACTTTCATTGCTGAATCATGATGAGGAGAAGACTTGTGAAGGAGAATGGCTGAAGGAAAATCCATTCGGAGTGACATCAGATTGGGAACGGCATGTGTTAGATCGTGGCGATCCCATGTACAGACTTTTACTCGTGAAAGTAACAAGCTGA
- the LOC140991136 gene encoding uncharacterized protein isoform X4, translating into MVRFDSIVLLHEKEDQSPPANALYTIKYLYEAGARVIMVGSWSETTNSSLPSGAYPSTESVAEYLSLVLELKVVPVIFSERYKHSGVEESKNHGILLLENLFYLKGELANCSKFAKELATGVDIVVNDAFSQSHKVLASTVGIASFCPAYVAGFYFEEGLYKFKKLIWTSENPYMAIIGGGNLADKAAALQILASTCDGLVFVGSLAFQVMHALGVPVPMEFVELGALKDAISIVESAKSRNIPLAFPKDVWCINNHNPEQLKIFSVTSITKGWQPVDIGPRSLQEMIYLLSKCKRILWIGPLKFNSLCQGKGGAFKLAEELDTLKKRSCNITFVGNMQFKELLSKSKSFSEDNFVKNAAVVWEFLKGRKLPGLEALDRAYPFHVDWNIAYSNPMLPLVVDVGSGNGLFLFGMARRSIDMNFLGLEINAKLVDRCLNEIHLLGIQNAHFLATNATSTFRSILSSYPGALVLVTIQCPNPDFNKPDNRWRMLQRSLVEAIADRLVIGGKVFLQSDIEAVALRMKKEFIEYGKRKLSLLNHDEEKTCEGEWLKENPFGVTSDWERHVLDRGDPMYRLLLVKVTS; encoded by the exons ATGGTCAGATTCGATTCAATTGTTCTACTCCACGAAAAGGAAGACCAGTCACCACCAGCCAATGCTCTTTATACCATCAAGTATTTGTATGAAGCAGGTGCAAGAGTAATTATGGTGGGCAGCTGGAGTGAGACTACCAATTCTAGCCTTCCTTCAGGAGCATATCCTTCAACAGAATCTGTAGCAG AATATCTATCATTGGTACTTGAACTCAAAGTTGTTCCAGTAATATTTTCTGAGAGATACAAGCATTCTGGTGTAGAAGAGAGTAAAAATCATGGCATTCTTCTGCTCGAAAATCTTTTCTACTTGAAGGGGGAATTGGCTAACTGTTCCAAGTTTGCCAAAGAACTCGCAACTGGTGTTGATATTGTTGTTAATGACGCCTTTTCCCAGTCTCATAAAGTTCTAGCTTCGACTGTTGGCATTGCTTCCTTTTGCCCTGCCTATGTTGCTGGATTTTATTTTGAGGAAGGCCTCTATAAGTTCAAGAAACTCATCTGGACCAGTGAAAATCCCTATATGGCTATT ATAGGAGGAGGTAACCTTGCAGACAAAGCAGCTGCCCTGCAGATTTTGGCTTCTACATGTGATGGTTTAGTTTTTGTTGGGAGTCTGGCCTTTCAAGTAATGCATGCCCTAGGAGTGCCTGTTCCGATGGAATTCGTGGAGCTGGGGGCGTTAAAAGATGCTATCAGTATAGTGGAGTCTGCAAAGTCAAGAAATATTCCACTTGCCTTTCCAAAAGATGTTTGGTGTATCAATAATCATAATCCAGAGCAACTGAAGATATTCTCTGTTACTTCTATTACTAAAG GTTGGCAACCTGTTGATATCGGTCCAAGATCGTTGCAAGAAATGATCTATTTACTTTCAAAATGCAAG AGAATATTGTGGATTGGCCCATTGAAGTTCAACTCGTTATGTCAGGGTAAAGGTGGAGCATTTAAACTGGCAGAAGAACTTGATACTCTAAAGAAAAGAAGTTGCAATATAACTTTTGTAGGGAACATGCAGTTTAAAGAATTATTAAGcaaatcaaaatctttctcaGAAGATAATTTTGTCAAAAATGCTGCAGTTGTGTGGGAGTTTCTTAAAGGAAGAAAACTTCCTGGGCTTGAGGCATTAGATAGA GCATATCCCTTCCATGTAGACTGGAATATCGCTTATAGCAATCCAATGCTTCCTTTGGTTGTTGATGTTGGAAGTG GCAACGGCTTGTTTCTGTTTGGAATGGCAAGAAGAAGTATAGATATGAATTTTCTTGGGCTAGAGATAAATGCAAAG CTAGTAGATCGTTGTCTTAATGAAATTCATCTACTGGGCATCCAAAATGC GCACTTTCTCGCAACAAATGCAACATCAACATTTCGATCAATATTGTCAAGTTACCCAGGGGCATTGGTTCTCGTAACAATACAG TGTCCAAACCCTGACTTCAACAAGCCAGATAACCGGTGGAGAATGTTGCAGAGGTCATTAGTTGAAGCAATCGCAGATAGACTGGTGATTGGTGGAAAG GTATTTCTCCAATCTGATATAGAAGCTGTCGCTCTGAGAATGAAAAAAGAATTTATAGAATACGGCAAGAGAAAACTTTCATTGCTGAATCATGATGAGGAGAAGACTTGTGAAGGAGAATGGCTGAAGGAAAATCCATTCGGAGTGACATCAGATTGGGAACGGCATGTGTTAGATCGTGGCGATCCCATGTACAGACTTTTACTCGTGAAAGTAACAAGCTGA
- the LOC140956263 gene encoding uncharacterized protein, protein MDCRRHNIRIFLLLHQLMIRTILMVCLLTRHRTRVLAERRRQQRRTSASYNMSGRMNAQMKHLRRIIETGDVQCVVNLRMNRNAFAQLCYLLTHVGGLHHSRYVRIEEKVAMFLSILAHHKKNQVIGHDYIRSGQTISTHFHEVLGSVLKLHTILLVKPSPVDETCTDETWKWFKGCVGALDGTYINVNVPILEKGKYRTIKGTIAVNVLGVCNRDMNFIYALCGWEGSAADARVLRDALSRHDGLKVERGCYYLCDNGYAVQVFSTPYRRVPYHRDAWGNRTNTPESYKELFNWRHSKARNVIERAFGLLKKRWAILRSPSFYPLKTQNRIIMDCILLHNFIRSQMPDNLVDEIEEDTLSPTPLTENYFIEDFNSSDVWDMWRDNFAMSMYHN, encoded by the exons ATGGACTGTAGACGTCATAACATTAGAATTTTCTTGCTGCTACACCAACTGATGATCCGTACAATTTTAATGGTGTGTCTGTTAACTCGACATCGCACGAGAGTACTCGCCGAACGACGTCGTCAACAACGTAGAACGTCAGCTTCGTACAACATGTCGGGAAGAATGAATGCTCAAATGAAACATTTAAGAAGAATTATTGAAACCGGAGATGTTCAATGTGTGGTTAATTTGAGGATGAACAGAAATGCATTTGCACAACTATGTTACTTGTTAACTCATGTCGGCGGGCTGCATCATTCTAGATATGTTAGGATTGAAGAAAAGGTGGCTATGTTTTTGTCCATTTTGGCGCATCACAAAAAAAACCAAGTGATCGGTCATGATTACATACGAAGCGGTCAGACAATCAGCACACATTTCCATGAAGTCTTGGGATCAGTACTGAAGCTACATACTATACTGCTTGTCAAACCTTCCCCTGTCGATGAAACCTGCACCGATGAGACGTGGAAATGGTTCAAG GGTTGTGTAGGTGCGTTGGATGGTACATATATAAATGTGAATGTTCCTATTTTAGAGAAGGGAAAGTACAGAACCATAAAAGGAACCATAGCAGTGAATGTTTTGGGAGTCTGCAACCGAGATATGAACTTCATCTATGCGCTTTGTGGGTGGGAAGGATCGGCAGCGGATGCTCGAGTTCTTCGTGATGCATTATCACGTCATGACGGACTTAAAGTTGAAAGAG GTTGTTACTATTTGTGCGACAATGGATATGCAGTCCAGGTATTCTCCACTCCGTATAGAAGAGTACCATACCATAGGGATGCTTGGGGCAATCGCACAAATACTCCAGAAAGTTATAAAGAACTCTTCAATTGGAGACACAGCAAAGCTAGGAATGTGATTGAAAGAGCTTTTGGCTTGCTTAAGAAAAGATGGGCTATTCTTCGCAGTCCTTCATTCTACCCACTAAAAACTCAGAATAGAATCATAATGGATTGCATTTTGTTACACAACTTCATCCGATCTCAAATGCCAGATAATCTTGTCGATGAGATTGAAGAGGATACATTAAGCCCAACGCCGCTGACTGAGAATTATTTCATTGAGGATTTTAATTCCTCCGATGTATGGGATATGTGGAGAGATAACTTTGCAATGTCGATGTACCACAACTAA